The following DNA comes from Simkania negevensis Z.
GAGGTGGGTCTCAAGCAACTGTCCCATATTCATACGAGAAGGGACACCGAGAGGGTTTAAAATGATTTCGATTGTTTGTCCGTCAGAAAGATAGGGCATATCTGCTTCTGGAACGATATTGGAGACAACACCTTTGTTTCCATGGCGACCTGCCATTTTATCCCCGACTTGCAACTTCCGTTTTGTTGCAACGTAAACTTTTACTTGGCGGATTACGCCAGGGTCAAGTTCCGTATCCCCTTTACGCATGTACTCAACTTCGGATTTGTGTTCCATTTGAAGCTGCTGCATCGCTTTTTCATGTTCGCGCAAGACTTGCTTCAGTGTTTCGTACGTGTCATTTGGTGGGAAAATCAAGTGATCGGCATCTTCTGACTCGATCATTTCGAGTAAATCTTGGGTGATCTTTTCACCCTTTCTTACGATAACATCTCCTGTGATGCGATGCATGATTGAATCTGGTGCGTCGTCTCCAAGGAGAAGGGCTCCGAGTTTTTCATGGAATTGCATCAAGAGGTCTGCTTCTTTTTCCTTGTATTCTTTGTGGACATCTTTGATGCGAGTGGCTTCTTCAACCATTTCATCATCGGTTTTCGAAAGACGATCGCGTCGACTGAAAACTTTGACGTCCATGACAACCCCTTCCGTCCCTGGAGGCGCTGTCAAAGAGGCATCTTTAACATCCGCAGCTTTTTCTCCAAAAATTGCTCGAAGTAAGCGCTCTTCAGGAGAAAGTTCTGTTTCAGATTTTGGGGTGATTTTACCAACAAGAATGTCACCAGGTTTGACTTCGGCACCAATGCGGATAATGCCATCTTCACCAAGGTCAGCTAAAGCTTCTTCCGAAACGTTGGGAATATCGCGTGTGATTTCCTCTTTTCCAAGTTTAGTGTCTCGGGCTGTTAATTCAAATTCTTCAAGGTAAACCGAGGTGTAAGCATCGTCCTTAATGAGTTTTTCGGACATGATGATGGCATCCTCGTAGTTGTATCCACACCATGGCATGAACGCAACGAGAACGTTTTTCCCTAAAGCAACTTCTCCTTTATCGGTTGCTGGACCATCAGCAATCGTTTCCCCAGCTTTCACTTCATCTCCGACGGAGCAAAGTGGGGTCTGATTGATACAGGTTCCGGCATTCGAGCGGAGGAACTTTTTCAAAGTATAGGTCTTTTTGTTCATCCGGTTAGCTTTAGAAGCAATCACGATTTGGTACCCGTCAACATACTCGACAATTCCATCTTCTTCAGCAACAATAACCGCACCAGAGTCGCGAGCGGTACGCCACTCAAGTCCAGTTCCGACAATCGGAGCTTCTGCTTTAAGAAGAGGAACTGCTTGCCGTTGCATGTTTGATCCCATAAGGGCACGGTTCGCATCATCGTGTTCTAAGAACGGAATCAATCCTGTCACTACAGACACAAGCTGTTTGGACGAAACGTCCATGTGGGTGACTTTTTCAGTTTCAATCCTGAGAGGTTCTCCACGATAACGGGCCCACACGATTGGCTCGACAAACATGTTGTGTTCATCGAGTTCCGCAGATGCCTGTGCAATCACGCACTTTTCTTCTTGGTCGGCTGTCATGTACTCGATTTCTTCCGTGACAATGCCATCTCGGACGATCCGGTATGGAGTCTCGATGAATCCAAATTCATTGATTTTCGCATAAGAAGAAAGTGAAGTGATCAAACCAATGTTCGGTCCTTCAGGTGTCTCAATCGGGCAAACACGTCCATAGTGACTTGAGTGTACGTCGCGCACTTCAAACCCAGCACGTTCTCTGTTAAGACCTCCAGGTCCTAAAGACGAAAGGCGGCGTTTGTGTGTCAATTCAGCGATTGGATTCGTTTGATCCATGAATTGTGAAAGCTGAGAGCGTCCAAAAAAGTCTTTAAGAACCCCAGCAAGCCCTTTTGCTGAAACGAGTTTCCCTGGTGTTAGAGTATCTGAAGAAAAGTCAAAGAGGTTCATTCTTTCTTTGATGATTTTTTCCATCCGAGCAAGGCCAATTCGGCATTGGTTCTGGACGAGTTCTCCAACAGAGCGAACACGACGATTTGCTAAGTGGTCAATGTCATCAATTTGGGCTTCTTCGTCACCTGCTTTCAATCGAATAAGGTATTTAAGGGCATCTACGATGTCTTCTTTTTTCAAAGTGACAATTTCAAGATCCTCATCTGTTGTCTCACGCCCTAACTTGCGATTGAGCTTATAACGCCCAACTTTACCTAAGTTATACCGTTTAGGATCAAAGAAAAGACGCATAATAGTCGATCGTGCGTTTGAAAGTGTAGCTGGTTCACCAGGACGAATTTTACGGTAAAAGTCTTTAAGGGCTGATTCATATGAGTCAGTCGGATCTTTTGCAAGCATCTTAATGATCGGGCTAGTTTCGTCGGCATCTTCTGCAATGCGAATCGCAGTAATCCCAGCGTCAAGCATGCGCTTTAACATTGCCGTGGTGAGTTTTTCAGAAGCTTTGCCAAAAACTACGCCCGTGTCTTCTTCTAATACATCTTCTGCCAAGATTTTACCAACAAGTTTGGGGAAATCCTTGTCAGATTTGATTTTAACTCGGAAAGTGTTGAAAAATTCCTCGATAATGTCAGAATCGGATGAATAGCCAAGTGTTCGTATAAATGAGGTTGCGAGAACTTTGCGACGACGTTTTTTTCGGTCGACATAAACATAAATCAGATCGTTGATGTCGAACGAAGATTCAAGCCAACTTCCTCGGTATGGAATGATGCGGAAAGAGTAAAGAACGTTCCCTTTGGCATGCTTTTCTTGCTCAAACGAAATACCAGGTGAGCGGTGCAACTGAGAAACAATGACCCTTTCAGCTCCATTGATAATAAATGTTCCTTGGTCAGTCATGACTGGAACTGTTCCCATGTAGACTTCTTCTTCTTTAATCCCGGTTTCATCGGTCAATCGGAATTTCACTTTCAACGTCACATTGTAAGTGATTCCTCGTCTGATACATTCCTCGGGAGAGTACTTGGGAACTCCTAAGTTGTAGGAGAGATACTCTAGAGATGTTTTTTCATCATAAGATTTAATAGGGAATATTTCCTGAAAGACTTCTTCTAAGCCGATATTTTCACGTTCATGTGGCAATCGATCAGCCTGCAGGAACTGTTGAAAAGATTTAATCTGTATTTCGATAAGGTTTGGAAGATCGATAATTTCTTCTCGGCTAATAAAGCTCACCCGCTCTGGGGGTCTTTTAAGCATATAAATGCCTCCGTCTAGTTCTTCTGAAAGAGCAATAAATTAATATACGCGCAAGCAGAAACCCAACACTTAGGTTTCTGCTTACGTTCTAAGTCTGCGTAAGTTCTACTTAAACTTAGACACCTTTTAAGGCGACCTTTCCGCCTGCTTCTGTGATCTTCTTTTTGATCTCTTCAGCTTCAGCTTTTGGAGCTGAATCTTTTACAGGCTTAGGTGCTCCTTCAACCAACTCTTTTGCTTCTTTTAGTCCGAGTCCTGTGATTTCGCGAACGACTTTAATGATCGCGATTTTCTTATCTGCAGGAGCTTCTTCAAGAATCACTTGGAAGTCTGTTGCTTCTTCAGCAGCAGCGCTTTCGCCTGCAGCTGCGGCAGGTGCAGCCATCATCATCGGTGCGCCAGCAGCGGCTTTGACATCCCACTTTTCTTCAAGAGCTTTCTTCAGATTAGAAAGATCTAGGACTGAAAGTGCGCTCAATGTTTCTACGAGTTGTTCAATATTTGCTTCTTGTTGTTGTGCCACGGTTTATTCCCCTGATATGGTTCATATAATTCTTGTTTCAGTTACCCTTCTTCTTTCTGAATTTTATTCTCAACACAGTAAATCACACTGGTAAGAATTGCTTGAATGGTTCCCACAGTTTCCGACATCGGCGCGGCTAGCACACCGAGGAACTGCGCTCGCATCTCATCCTTGCTAGGCAACTTCGAAATTTCCTCAACCTCTTGAGGTGAGCAGATTTTCCCCTCGAAGCTCGCTCCGAGGATATCTATCATTTCAGAGTAGTTGTTTTTGTATTTGTATACGGTTTTTGTTGTTGTCACCGTATCTTCTCCAGAGTAGATAACGCCCAGATGACCAGAGATCATCGATTCGTCAATACTAAGACCTGCTTCCTGAGCAGCTTTAAGAAAGACACGTTTTTTGACTACATATAAAAACCCACCACCTTCTGAGATCGCATTGCGAAATTCAGATGTAAGATTAGGGTCCATTTTCTGATACTTCATCAAAACAAATCCAGGTGCATTTTTGATTTGCGCTTTGATTTCATCTAATAATAACTGTTTTTCCGGTCTCATAGCTCTTTGGTATCCTAACTTACTGATACAGAGTTTAGGTCAATTTTTAGGCCAGGTCCCATTGTCGTTGAGATGAACAATGAGCGCAAATACTGTCCTTTCGCAGTCGAAGGTTTTACTTTTGAAACTGCTTGGATAAATGCTTCAATGTTTTCAACGATATGCTCTTTGGTGAATGAAATTTTCGCAACGAAATTGTTGATAATTCCATTCTTATCGACCTTAAACTCGATTTTTCCTTTTTTAATATCTTCAACCGCTTTGGCTACATCAGTCGTTACGGTTCCTGCTTTAGGCGTAGGCATCAGACCTCTTGGTCCGAGAACTTTACCCAGTTTTCCAACTTCTCGCATCATGTCTG
Coding sequences within:
- the rpoB gene encoding DNA-directed RNA polymerase subunit beta; translation: MLKRPPERVSFISREEIIDLPNLIEIQIKSFQQFLQADRLPHERENIGLEEVFQEIFPIKSYDEKTSLEYLSYNLGVPKYSPEECIRRGITYNVTLKVKFRLTDETGIKEEEVYMGTVPVMTDQGTFIINGAERVIVSQLHRSPGISFEQEKHAKGNVLYSFRIIPYRGSWLESSFDINDLIYVYVDRKKRRRKVLATSFIRTLGYSSDSDIIEEFFNTFRVKIKSDKDFPKLVGKILAEDVLEEDTGVVFGKASEKLTTAMLKRMLDAGITAIRIAEDADETSPIIKMLAKDPTDSYESALKDFYRKIRPGEPATLSNARSTIMRLFFDPKRYNLGKVGRYKLNRKLGRETTDEDLEIVTLKKEDIVDALKYLIRLKAGDEEAQIDDIDHLANRRVRSVGELVQNQCRIGLARMEKIIKERMNLFDFSSDTLTPGKLVSAKGLAGVLKDFFGRSQLSQFMDQTNPIAELTHKRRLSSLGPGGLNRERAGFEVRDVHSSHYGRVCPIETPEGPNIGLITSLSSYAKINEFGFIETPYRIVRDGIVTEEIEYMTADQEEKCVIAQASAELDEHNMFVEPIVWARYRGEPLRIETEKVTHMDVSSKQLVSVVTGLIPFLEHDDANRALMGSNMQRQAVPLLKAEAPIVGTGLEWRTARDSGAVIVAEEDGIVEYVDGYQIVIASKANRMNKKTYTLKKFLRSNAGTCINQTPLCSVGDEVKAGETIADGPATDKGEVALGKNVLVAFMPWCGYNYEDAIIMSEKLIKDDAYTSVYLEEFELTARDTKLGKEEITRDIPNVSEEALADLGEDGIIRIGAEVKPGDILVGKITPKSETELSPEERLLRAIFGEKAADVKDASLTAPPGTEGVVMDVKVFSRRDRLSKTDDEMVEEATRIKDVHKEYKEKEADLLMQFHEKLGALLLGDDAPDSIMHRITGDVIVRKGEKITQDLLEMIESEDADHLIFPPNDTYETLKQVLREHEKAMQQLQMEHKSEVEYMRKGDTELDPGVIRQVKVYVATKRKLQVGDKMAGRHGNKGVVSNIVPEADMPYLSDGQTIEIILNPLGVPSRMNMGQLLETHLGIAARKAGIWVKSPVFEGFPEDRIWEMMTEYGLPSSGKMPLYDGRSGERFDNSVVVGYIYMLKLSHLVADKIHARAIGPYSLVTQQPLGGKAQMGGQRFGEMEVWALEAYGAAHLLQEMLTVKSDDVSGRTRIYESIVKGDNTLKAGTPESFNVLVKEMQGLCLDVRAESAAEG
- the rplL gene encoding 50S ribosomal protein L7/L12: MAQQQEANIEQLVETLSALSVLDLSNLKKALEEKWDVKAAAGAPMMMAAPAAAAGESAAAEEATDFQVILEEAPADKKIAIIKVVREITGLGLKEAKELVEGAPKPVKDSAPKAEAEEIKKKITEAGGKVALKGV
- the rplJ gene encoding 50S ribosomal protein L10: MRPEKQLLLDEIKAQIKNAPGFVLMKYQKMDPNLTSEFRNAISEGGGFLYVVKKRVFLKAAQEAGLSIDESMISGHLGVIYSGEDTVTTTKTVYKYKNNYSEMIDILGASFEGKICSPQEVEEISKLPSKDEMRAQFLGVLAAPMSETVGTIQAILTSVIYCVENKIQKEEG